A section of the Paralichthys olivaceus isolate ysfri-2021 chromosome 14, ASM2471397v2, whole genome shotgun sequence genome encodes:
- the socs5b gene encoding suppressor of cytokine signaling 5b, whose product MNKVGNMWSNLKNKCQTLFHNSSGLSETRVEADAVHFVVDLGQGGSSGDAHASGASSPSRSLLPVPMVTAGRRHHNCVSEIPQIVEISIDKDTEDVRGGSGGVPLARRDSYSRHAPWGGKKKHSCSTKTQSSLEADRRSGRLRGSGNRRDRRYGVSSLQEISDSVSGGRSLNSRSLRQRLSDTVGLCLPLPARRRSRSSKNPVSSKRKIHLTELMLETCPFPPGSDLAHKWHLIKQHTAPVSPHSSTALLDAFDPAQTSPEDEEERLRERRRLSIEEGVDPPPNAQIHTLEASVPGSSLYKLGPKMAPGIGEASGDGRASGTGSSLGAGSSGACGPVLGASASSQDCDSEEDSTTLCLQARRPKQRHASGDGHQSRQQPGPWKVHTQIDYIHCLVPDLLQITALPCYWGVMDRYEAEALLDGRPEGTFLLRDSAQEDYLFSVSFRRYNRSLHARIEQWNHNFSFDAHDPCVFHSSTVTGLLEHYKDPSTCMFFEPLLTAPLHRTFPFGLQHLARAAICRWTTYDGVGSLPLPPALQDFLKEYHYKQKVRVRWLEREPPLKVK is encoded by the coding sequence ATGAATAAAGTGGGCAACATGTGGAGCAACCTGAAGAACAAATGCCAGACGCTGTTCCACAACAGTTCAGGACTCAGTGAAACCAGGGTTGAGGCAGATGCTGTCCACTTTGTTGTGGATCTTGGCCAAGGAGGCAGCTCAGGTGATGCGCATGCATCAGGAGCCTCCAGCCCATCACGGAGCCTTCTACCAGTGCCAATGGTAACAGCAGGACGCCGCCATCACAACTGTGTGTCAGAAATCCCTCAGATAGTAGAGATAAGTATCGACAAGGACACAGAGGATGTGCGAGGTGGGTCGGGGGGTGTTCCCCTCGCCAGGAGAGACTCCTATTCCCGTCATGCTCCATGGGGGGGCAAGAAAAAACACTCATGTTCCACCAAAACCCAGAGCTCTCTGGAAGCAGATAGGCGGTCTGGGCGTTTACGGGGGAGTGGGAACCGTAGGGACAGGCGTTACGGAGTCAGCTCCCTCCAGGAGATAAGCGACTCTGTATCTGGAGGACGCAGTCTAAATTCACGGTCTTTGCGTCAACGGCTAAGTGATACAGTGGGACTGTGCTTACCCCTCCCTGCTCGTAGACGCTCTCGTTCATCAAAGAACCCTGTCAGCTCCAAACGTAAGATTCACCTTACAGAGCTCATGCTAGAGACATGCCCCTTCCCACCAGGCTCAGACCTTGCTCACAAGTGGCACTTGATCAAGCAACACACAGCACCTGTCAGCCCGCATTCCTCCACTGCCCTGCTTGATGCCTTTGACCCGGCCCAGACCTCtcctgaggatgaagaggaacgTCTACGTGAGCGCCGCCGACTTAGCATTGAGGAAGGTGTGGACCCACCACCTAATGCGCAGATCCACACCCTGGAGGCCTCAGTGCCGGGCTCCTCTCTCTACAAACTGGGACCAAAGATGGCTCCTGGCATAGGAGAGGCCTCTGGGGATGGCCGGGCCTCAGGGACTGGCAGCTCCTTGGGTGCTGGATCATCAGGGGCCTGTGGGCCAGTGCTGGGGGCTTCAGCATCATCTCAGGACTGTGACTCTGAGGAGGATTCAACCACCCTCTGTCTGCAGGCCAGGAGGCCCAAGCAGAGGCATGCCTCTGGGGATGGTCACCAGAGCCGGCAGCAACCTGGGCCCTGGAAGGTTCACACCCAGATAGACTACATCCACTGTCTGGTGCCTGACCTATTGCAGATCACAGCTCTGCCCTGTTACTGGGGTGTGATGGACCGCTATGAGGCTGAGGCGCTGCTGGATGGACGGCCAGAGGGCACCTTCCTGCTGCGTGACTCAGCCCAAGAGGACTACCTCTTCTCTGTTAGCTTCCGCCGTTACAACCGCTCACTGCACGCCCGCATCGAGCAATGGAACCACAACTTCAGCTTTGACGCTCACGACCCTTGTGTATTCCACTCTTCCACCGTCACAGGACTGCTGGAGCACTACAAGGACCCCAGCACCTGCATGTTTTTTGAACCGCTGCTCACAGCACCTCTCCATCGAACCTTCCCCTTTGGGCTGCAGCACCTGGCACGAGCTGCCATCTGCCGCTGGACCACGTACGATGGAGTAGGCTCTTTGCCGCTGCCCCCTGCCCTGCAGGACTTCCTCAAGGAGTATCACTATAAACAAAAAGTACGAGTACGCTGGCTGGAGAGGGAACCGCCACTCAAGGTCAAATAG